One Chryseobacterium sp. StRB126 genomic region harbors:
- a CDS encoding bacteriocin-like protein, with product MKKVLTQKKVSRENLKKIQGAGQMVCCALSCADLTTCAFWEQLPAECPDLPYCI from the coding sequence ATGAAAAAAGTACTTACACAAAAGAAAGTATCAAGAGAAAATTTAAAAAAAATTCAAGGAGCGGGACAAATGGTATGTTGTGCTTTATCCTGTGCAGATCTTACAACATGCGCTTTTTGGGAGCAATTACCAGCAGAATGCCCAGATTTACCTTACTGTATATAA